A single genomic interval of Stieleria maiorica harbors:
- a CDS encoding BON domain-containing protein — protein sequence MVSPNQITRFCRWFSIVVLASVFVAGGDFARAQDEAEGTGGTQFEGVEPDMSAFEGIERGDSVGTASTQGFGLAAESGTGNAGGTTGGFGGGGGFGGGLGGLFGALGGAFGGQGASSEKPIIRVRLRSAIDVPPRPVAQVQQSARRTLDRLPYSSRIPGVNVTMNGQTAILSGTVASEKDRRMSELLMRLEPGVRNVDNQVVVNSTVN from the coding sequence ATGGTCTCGCCGAATCAAATCACTCGCTTCTGCCGCTGGTTCTCGATCGTCGTCTTGGCGAGCGTTTTTGTCGCCGGCGGTGACTTCGCAAGAGCTCAGGATGAGGCGGAAGGCACCGGCGGGACTCAATTCGAAGGCGTCGAGCCGGATATGAGTGCGTTTGAAGGCATCGAGCGCGGTGATTCGGTCGGCACGGCATCCACGCAGGGCTTCGGACTCGCCGCCGAAAGCGGCACGGGCAATGCTGGGGGTACGACCGGTGGATTCGGCGGCGGTGGCGGATTCGGTGGCGGCCTGGGAGGCTTGTTCGGTGCACTTGGCGGCGCCTTCGGAGGCCAGGGCGCCTCGAGCGAAAAACCGATCATCCGCGTTCGACTGCGATCGGCGATTGACGTCCCACCGCGACCGGTTGCCCAGGTCCAACAATCCGCACGACGGACGCTCGATCGCCTGCCGTACAGCAGTCGCATTCCTGGCGTCAACGTCACCATGAACGGACAAACCGCCATCCTTAGCGGCACCGTCGCCAGCGAGAAAGACCGCCGCATGAGCGAATTGCTGATGCGACTCGAGCCCGGAGTCCGCAACGTCGACAACCAAGTCGTCGTGAATTCGACCGTGAACTAA